The following proteins come from a genomic window of Nicotiana tomentosiformis chromosome 12, ASM39032v3, whole genome shotgun sequence:
- the LOC104116893 gene encoding kirola-like, protein MGLRGKLIAKTEVKCGGELFHDHFSSKPHHIPNISPDKVHNFDIHEGELGTVGSVVSWKFTLDGKERVLKQIIDAIDEEKQKITFKFIEGDLLEMYKAFSATLAAEGKWIEWTFEYEKQNEDIREPLTLLGLAIDLIKDIDSHHHNK, encoded by the exons ATGGGTTTGAGAGGCAAGTTAATTGCTAAGACAGAGGTAAAATGTGGTGGAGAACTATTTCATGATCACTTCAGCTCCAAACCTCACCATATCCCTAATATAAGTCCTGATAAAGTACATAATTTTGACATTCATGAAGGTGAATTGGGAACTGTTGGTTCTGTTGTTTCATGGAAATTTACCCTTG ATGGGAAAGAGAGGGTGTTGAAGCAAATTATTGATGCTATAGAcgaagaaaaacaaaaaatcaCCTTCAAGTTTATTGAAGGAGATTTGCTGGAAATGTACAAGGCCTTTAGTGCTACTTTGGCTGCTGAAGGGAAGTGGATAGAATGGACTTTTGAGTATGAGAAGCAGAATGAAGATATCAGAGAGCCTCTCACACTCTTGGGACTTGCCATTGATCTCATCAAAGACATTGATTCACACCATCACAACAAATGA
- the LOC138903041 gene encoding uncharacterized protein, which yields MLMQGGKVIADASRQLKVHEKNYLDHDLELAAIVHALKIWRQYLYGVPSEVFTDHRGLQYLFKKKDLNLRDTVRHGGAKQVTVGDDGVLRMQGRLCVPNVDGLRELILEEAHSFRYSIHPGAAKMHQDLRQHYWWRRMKKDIVAYVARCLNCQQVKYEHQKSGGLL from the exons atgttgatgcaaggtggcaaggttattgcagaTGCTTCGAGGCAGCTGAAGgtccacgagaagaattaccttgatcatgatctagagctggcagccattgttcacgcgctaaagatttggaggcagtatctttacggcgtgccaagtgaggtattcactgatcatcggggCTTGCAGTATCTATTCAAGaagaaggatctcaatttgag ggacacagttcggcacggtggtgccaagcaggttacggtTGGAGATGACGGcgttttgaggatgcaaggtcgtttatgtgtgcctaatgttgatgggcttcgtgagttgatccttgaggaggctcacagttttcggtattctattcacccgggcgctGCCAAGATGCACCAGGACctgcgacaacattattggtggaggaggatgaaaaaggatatagttgcttacgtGGCTCGatgcttgaattgtcagcaggtgaagtatgagcatcagaaatccggtggtttgctttag